A DNA window from Trypanosoma brucei brucei TREU927 chromosome 11 chr11_scaffold01 genomic scaffold, whole genome shotgun sequence contains the following coding sequences:
- a CDS encoding recombinase Rad51, putative: MSVEQCSSLTPSLKAKLQNAGFLWLRDLCRCAQGGVETTFNVGKFLDDSHLNAAAKRLQQNCSQLTHTEAIETARVVLPSAVCRTPAIRTLRELLDAEATKGIENVTTLCRSLDILLGGGLQVGTLTEICGPPGVGKTQLSMQLAVNCVLPKELGGLQGGCLFIDTEGSFLPERFREIASAAVGHVREIVLQREKEGLGAGNVGVTNEENGVRQASFLNGAMNEVTAEQTCTTSSVESRKRGRVEAAVPPPLGAIVGSFTVDYILQRTQYVRVLDVVSLMALLNGLPAYIASHPGIRMVIIDSIAFPFRSLLQLNVNSNSGGVTESHGAVGKSVAGVDDSTGMNSGIPTSRQLGWQRARLLFRCGQLLQDHARELNLCIVVSNQMATRMGDIRGVDGGFRTLVPALGDSWAYALSTRLLLTHQHDVLHHNEIEKRGEKCHDNMVFVMPSGQDSTTSCNDSDGGSGSKRLHAAQHRVARLVKSPAQPQGQCCFSISHRGVRDVFRPTL; the protein is encoded by the coding sequence ATGTCCGTGGAGCAATGCTCCTCACTTACCCCTTCCCTAAAGGCAAAATTGCAAAACGCCGGTTTCCTGTGGCTTAGAGATTTATGTCGGTGTGCTCAAGGCGGTGTTGAAACAACATTCAACGTAGGAAAGTTTTTGGATGACTCTCACCTCAATGCTGCGGCGAAGCGCCTACAGCAGAATTGTTCACaactcacacacacagaggCGATTGAGACGGCTCGAGTCGTTTTACCTTCCGCTGTTTGCAGGACTCCTGCTATTCGTACGTTACGAGAATTGCTCGATGCTGAGGCAACCAAGGGCATAGAAAATGTAACAACACTTTGCCGGAGTCTTGATATTCTTTTGGGTGGTGGATTGCAAGTGGGAACCCTTACGGAGATTTGTGGACCCCCGGGAGTTGGTAAAACACAACTGTCAATGCAGCTGGCGGTGAATTGCGTTTTGCCGAAGGAACTTGGTGGGTTACAGGGCGGGTGTTTGTTTATTGACACGGAGGGGAGCTTTTTACCTGAACGGTTTCGGGAGATTGCATCAGCTGCCGTGGGGCATGTGAGGGAAATCGTACTACAACGTGAGAAAGAAGGACTCGGAGCAGGTAATGTTGGGGTGACAAACGAGGAAAACGGTGTGAGGCAGGCATCTTTCCTCAATGGTGCGATGAATGAGGTGACAGCAGAGCAGACGTGCACCACGTCCTCAGTAGAATCTCGCAAGAGGGGAAGGGTTGAGGCTGCGGTCCCACCCCCGCTTGGTGCAATAGTTGGCTCTTTCACAGTAGATTATATTCTTCAGCGAACACAGTACGTTCGCGTGTTGGATGTAGTGTCTCTTATGGCACTGCTGAACGGACTTCCCGCGTACATTGCCTCCCACCCAGGGATCCGAATGGTGATCATCGACTCTATCGCATTTCCCTTTCGCTCTTTATTGCAGTTGAACGTCAACTCCAACAGTGGTGGCGTTACTGAAAGTCACGGGGCGGTGGGCAAGAGCGTGGCCGGCGTTGATGACTCAACCGGCATGAACAGTGGCATTCCGACGTCTAGACAACTTGGCTGGCAGCGCGCAAGGTTGCTATTCAGATGTGGACAGCTACTGCAGGATCATGCACGAGAGTTGAACCTCTGTATTGTAGTGAGTAATCAAATGGCAACACGTATGGGGGATATTCGTGGTGTGGATGGCGGTTTCCGGACTCTTGTGCCAGCTCTAGGCGATTCATGGGCGTACGCCCTCTCCACACGTCTTCTTCTTACTCATCAGCACGATGTGCTGCATCACAATGAAATAGAAAAGCGAGGAGAGAAGTGCCATGACAACATGGTGTTCGTGATGCCGTCAGGACAGGATAGTACCACCAGCTGCAACGATTCTGATGGCGGAAGTGGTAGCAAGCGGCTTCATGCAGCTCAGCACCGTGTGGCACGGCTCGTAAAAAGCCCCGCACAGCCGCAGGGACagtgttgtttttccatAAGTCATAGAGGTGTGCGCGATGTTTTCCGACCCACTCTTTGA
- a CDS encoding hypothetical protein, conserved (GPI-Anchor Signal predicted for Tb11.02.0180 by DGPI v2.04, no cleavage site predicted), with translation MTSFKDNISSERLLRGAQLASWVVVGGYGVALAYHFGFLRSIFPKSIAASLECAVEKVKSWTEPVGDSVRYAVVRRHLTQVYSIASVGMLAGALGAALFFSFPKVPIAIPVSLTVAPAALLLLLPREVMFPACRVACFLTSSFAVGCSFAPIGWVAWDSLSILMMLTASTMSGLCIPLFLTRGMASYVLSSQLLSCAATIIALTTTPPLLTSTGLNNGGATEVVRVLQRTDVNVLLVMQLMMNWGINLLHTLPTIARFVKWRGSEDELLLTVDPVKEALCICSGGAYVFWRCSQWACRRLVEGTLGAGVGGEAERRGHHATTLYDHLKSTMRSRRVVDAGATVMLVLCYVRAVSTLQKGETVKALETLRVCCARVSPISLVLTRV, from the coding sequence ATGACGTCGTTCAAGGACAATATTTCATCCGAGAGGTTGTTAAGGGGAGCACAACTCGCTTCGTGGGTCGTTGTGGGTGGGTATGGTGTTGCGCTCGCTTACCATTTCGGGTTCCTCCGATCCATTTTTCCGAAAAGTATAGCGGCTTCGTTAGAGTGTGCGGTTGAGAAAGTTAAATCATGGACCGAGCCAGTGGGTGACAGCGTACGTTACGCCGTTGTGCGCCGCCACTTGACGCAGGTGTATTCCATTGCTTCTGTGGGTATGCTCGCCGGGGCACTCGGTGCAgcgttgtttttctcctttccaaaGGTCCCCATTGCCATTCCTGTATCTCTTACAGTGGCACCTGCGgctctgcttcttttgctaCCGAGAGAAGTGATGTTCCCCGCTTGTCGGGTTGCGTGTTTTCTAACCTCAAGTTTTGCCGTTGGATGCTCCTTCGCACCAATTGGTTGGGTGGCGTGGGATTCACTTTCCATTTTGATGATGCTGACGGCAAGCACCATGTCGGGACTCTGTATCCCACTTTTCCTCACTCGGGGAATGGCCAGTTATGTCTTAAGCTCTCAGCTGCTCTCCTGTGCTGCCACTATCATCGCACTAACAACGACACCACCGCTACTGACCTCCACGGGCCTAAACAATGGTGGTGCGACTGAAGTTGTGAGGGTGCTCCAGCGGACCGACGTCAACGTCCTGCTTGTGATGCAGCTTATGATGAACTGGGGGATCAATCTGTTGCATACGCTCCCCACCATTGCGCGTTTTGTCAAGTGGCGCGGGTCGGAGGACGAGTTATTACTGACCGTGGATCCGGTAAAGGAGGCATTGTGCATCTGCAGTGGAGGGGCATATGTATTCTGGCGTTGTTCGCAGTGGGCTTGCCGAAGGCTTGTTGAAGGTACTTTAGGTGCCGGAGTGGGGGGCGAGGCGGAGAGAAGGGGGCATCATGCGACCACATTGTATGATCATTTGAAATCAACAATGCGGTCGCGTCGAGTCGTTGATGCTGGAGCAACAGTCATGTTAGTGCTGTGCTACGTGCGGGCAGTGTCTACATTACAGAAAGGTGAGACAGTGAAGGCTTTGGAGACGCTACGTGTGTGTTGTGCCCGGGTTTCTCCTATTAGCCTCGTCTTAACGCGTGTATGA